The Streptomyces luteogriseus genome includes a window with the following:
- a CDS encoding SIR2 family protein encodes MHLPSDLVSAFRGGRGAVFVGAGASVDAGLPTWQQFVTRLALELDIEPGPDGGFPTTELNKIPQYYENRFNRRLLLSTVRELLGDRRNVRSEVHRLLARLPCTTFYTTNYDELLEDALRDQGQRFSVVASEEAARASSDIHGHVVRKIHGTLSQPQTLIITRDDYARFVNANSVTINTLQSDLIHHMFLFVGYSLSDPDFNNIYDNVLYNMGNMAQTHYLCVPHASAMEIDDLARRGIKTIDLSGWPGANPSEQLKSFLSDLANATSDLVHIERFFKGLRNGDRVPLVISSTLNDGEQFVFYPDCDVRVAQQVERALERMGVSTRWVADQVALEEADTYMGDNVVLICSPFGNKFTRRVFEELGPGNICVRFCHTDGKRYIQDLKTAREYIADDPSKSPGNAEMSDYCVVARYRNPWNPSKHIYLFAGIYAIGTHAISQYLSNLMNYRHLPDDPEDSVALLRVSFVDHDPYNYDYEVALHEVL; translated from the coding sequence GTGCACCTTCCCAGCGACCTGGTATCGGCCTTCCGCGGCGGACGCGGCGCAGTCTTCGTGGGTGCCGGCGCCTCGGTCGACGCGGGCCTGCCGACCTGGCAGCAGTTCGTCACCCGGCTCGCCCTGGAACTGGACATCGAACCAGGCCCCGACGGGGGCTTCCCCACGACCGAGCTGAACAAGATCCCGCAGTACTACGAGAACCGGTTCAACCGCCGGCTGCTGCTCTCCACGGTGCGGGAACTGCTGGGCGACCGGCGGAACGTGCGGTCGGAGGTGCACCGCCTCCTGGCCCGGCTGCCCTGCACCACCTTCTACACCACCAACTACGACGAACTGCTGGAGGACGCCCTCCGGGACCAGGGGCAGCGGTTCAGCGTCGTCGCGAGCGAGGAGGCGGCACGGGCCTCCTCCGACATCCACGGGCACGTGGTCAGGAAGATCCACGGAACGCTCTCCCAGCCGCAGACACTGATCATCACGAGGGACGACTACGCGCGGTTCGTCAACGCGAACAGCGTCACGATCAACACGCTCCAGAGCGACCTCATCCACCACATGTTCCTGTTCGTGGGGTACAGCCTGAGCGACCCCGACTTCAACAACATCTACGACAACGTCCTGTACAACATGGGGAACATGGCGCAGACGCACTACCTGTGCGTGCCGCACGCCTCGGCGATGGAGATCGACGACCTCGCGCGCCGGGGCATCAAGACGATCGACCTCTCGGGATGGCCCGGGGCGAACCCCAGCGAGCAGCTCAAGTCGTTCCTGTCGGACCTCGCCAACGCCACGAGTGATCTCGTGCACATCGAGAGGTTCTTCAAAGGACTGCGGAACGGTGACAGGGTGCCGCTGGTCATCAGCTCGACCCTGAACGACGGTGAGCAGTTCGTCTTCTACCCGGACTGTGACGTCCGCGTCGCCCAGCAAGTGGAACGTGCGCTGGAACGCATGGGGGTGTCCACCCGCTGGGTGGCCGATCAGGTGGCCCTGGAGGAGGCGGACACGTACATGGGAGACAACGTCGTCCTGATCTGCTCACCGTTCGGCAACAAATTCACACGCCGGGTCTTCGAGGAGCTGGGTCCCGGAAACATCTGCGTGCGCTTCTGTCATACGGACGGAAAGCGCTACATCCAGGACCTGAAAACGGCCAGGGAATACATCGCCGATGATCCCTCGAAGTCGCCCGGGAACGCCGAGATGTCGGACTACTGCGTCGTCGCCCGGTACCGAAATCCGTGGAATCCGAGCAAGCACATCTACTTGTTCGCCGGAATCTACGCCATCGGGACGCATGCCATATCGCAGTACCTCTCGAACCTCATGAACTACCGGCACCTGCCCGACGATCCCGAAGACTCGGTCGCCTTGCTGCGGGTGTCCTTCGTCGATCACGATCCGTACAACTACGACTATGAGGTGGCATTGCACGAGGTCCTGTGA
- a CDS encoding GMC oxidoreductase, producing the protein MMHLPESCQVAVVGSGIAGLTMARELALSGVRSCVVLEAGPVGDLRHKNSLPGDIGLRLWHTAAADPYFARSWSSNRPPHFHRSSGIRRRVGGRSLYWHGVCLPIENDVLRAGAWPPSVVDALGSVSGSGWYADTARRLEDWLGEPLDASRGPLEAAVLKWLLAQGYFARTVPQAARFDRATGIRVPYSPVEHWLREEPGGLPPVHARCEVLEMTPTASGRVALTLDSGGSHRVLVAERVCLAAGTLPTTVLAGRLMMRVAGTDECRLEGLNDHIVQGFTASVPRRVLALPRLPGDALCYVPRTDPTESNLFVDVTETSDPDRVLLTAWTMGEQVGGDSAVRVPRAPGAPAVVDVRFSARDHCVIGHQTRQLGELAERLAGKPLPTGEWHFAAGSPEYLPARTRARAHRGDGDGIAFFPYVYPLGSVDHESGTLPLGSSVADDYGALRCLPAVRVAGPAAFPRSGAANPSLTTMALATGQARATSSTL; encoded by the coding sequence ATGATGCACTTACCGGAGAGCTGCCAGGTGGCCGTCGTCGGATCCGGCATCGCCGGGCTGACCATGGCGCGGGAACTGGCTTTGTCAGGCGTGCGGTCCTGTGTGGTTCTCGAAGCGGGACCGGTCGGCGATCTCCGGCACAAGAACAGCCTCCCCGGGGACATCGGGCTGCGCCTGTGGCACACGGCCGCAGCCGATCCGTACTTCGCCCGGTCCTGGTCCAGCAACCGTCCGCCCCACTTCCACCGTTCCTCCGGTATCCGGCGCCGGGTCGGCGGCCGCTCGCTCTACTGGCACGGTGTGTGCCTCCCGATCGAGAACGACGTACTGCGCGCCGGGGCATGGCCCCCTTCGGTCGTCGACGCCCTGGGCTCCGTGAGCGGCAGCGGGTGGTACGCCGACACTGCACGGCGGTTGGAGGACTGGCTCGGCGAGCCGCTGGACGCCTCCCGGGGGCCCCTGGAGGCCGCTGTGCTGAAGTGGCTCCTCGCCCAGGGCTACTTCGCCCGGACGGTGCCGCAGGCGGCTCGATTCGACCGCGCCACCGGCATCCGCGTTCCGTACTCCCCGGTAGAGCATTGGCTCAGGGAGGAGCCGGGGGGCCTGCCTCCGGTGCACGCGCGGTGCGAGGTGCTGGAGATGACCCCGACGGCCTCCGGCCGGGTGGCCCTGACACTGGACTCCGGCGGGAGCCACCGGGTCCTGGTCGCGGAACGCGTGTGCCTCGCGGCGGGCACGCTGCCGACCACCGTACTGGCGGGACGCTTGATGATGCGGGTGGCAGGGACGGACGAGTGCCGGCTGGAAGGCCTGAACGACCACATCGTGCAGGGGTTCACCGCCTCCGTGCCACGCCGCGTGCTGGCTCTGCCGCGCCTGCCCGGCGATGCGCTCTGCTACGTCCCCAGGACCGACCCCACGGAATCCAACCTCTTCGTGGACGTCACGGAGACCTCCGATCCCGATCGGGTGCTGCTCACCGCGTGGACCATGGGTGAGCAGGTCGGTGGCGACTCGGCGGTACGCGTCCCCAGGGCCCCCGGTGCCCCCGCCGTCGTGGACGTCCGGTTCAGCGCGCGGGACCACTGCGTGATCGGGCACCAGACGCGGCAGTTGGGGGAACTGGCGGAACGGTTGGCGGGGAAACCGTTGCCCACCGGCGAGTGGCACTTCGCAGCGGGCTCACCTGAGTACCTCCCGGCCCGCACGCGGGCCCGTGCGCATCGTGGCGACGGCGACGGCATCGCCTTCTTCCCCTACGTCTACCCCCTCGGCAGCGTGGACCACGAGTCCGGCACGCTGCCGCTCGGGTCCTCGGTCGCCGACGACTACGGAGCCCTGCGGTGCCTGCCGGCCGTCCGCGTCGCGGGGCCGGCCGCCTTTCCCCGATCCGGTGCGGCGAATCCCTCGCTGACCACCATGGCCCTGGCCACCGGACAGGCCAGGGCCACATCTTCGACCCTGTGA
- a CDS encoding GbsR/MarR family transcriptional regulator encodes MTESTGTGRDAEVVSRFVESFAAQLVEAGMTRMPARVFAALLSSDTGSMTSAELGEQLRISPAAVSGAVRYLAQTHMVSREREPGSRRERYRVHGDQWYEALTNRDAVLKRWEGALREGVTSLGADTPAGRRLSETLAFFEFFDGELAALMERWRVHRDEMFGPEGP; translated from the coding sequence ATGACGGAATCAACCGGTACCGGCCGGGACGCGGAGGTCGTGTCGAGGTTCGTGGAGTCCTTCGCGGCGCAGCTCGTCGAGGCGGGGATGACGCGCATGCCCGCCCGGGTCTTCGCCGCGCTCCTGTCCTCCGACACGGGCTCGATGACCTCCGCCGAGCTGGGGGAACAGCTGCGGATCAGCCCCGCGGCGGTGTCCGGTGCGGTGCGCTACCTGGCCCAGACGCACATGGTCTCCCGCGAACGGGAGCCGGGCTCGCGCCGGGAGCGCTACCGGGTGCACGGCGACCAGTGGTACGAGGCCCTGACCAACCGCGACGCCGTCCTCAAGCGCTGGGAGGGCGCCCTGCGCGAGGGCGTCACCAGCCTCGGCGCCGACACCCCGGCCGGCCGCCGCCTGTCCGAGACGCTGGCGTTCTTCGAGTTCTTCGACGGTGAACTCGCCGCGCTGATGGAGCGCTGGCGGGTGCACCGCGACGAGATGTTCGGGCCGGAGGGCCCCTAG
- a CDS encoding ABC transporter ATP-binding protein, with protein MTKAITVSGLHKSFGRTHALDGLDLEVAAGEVHGFLGPNGSGKSTTIRVLLGLLRADSGAAQVLGRDPWKDAVEVHRRIAYVPGDVTLWRNLSGGEVIDLYGRLRGGLDARRRAELIERFELDPTKKGRTYSKGNRQKVALVAAFASDVDLLILDEPTSGLDPLMEEVFQACVEEERDRGRTVLLSSHILSEVEELCDRVSIIRGGRTVESGSLADLRHLTRTSVVAELAGPPDGLAELPGVHDLDVQGHRVRLQVDTDRLNGVLRSLSESGVRSLTSTPPTLEELFLRHYQDEPDAAVAR; from the coding sequence ATGACGAAGGCCATCACCGTCTCCGGACTGCACAAGTCCTTCGGGCGGACGCATGCTCTCGACGGGCTCGACCTGGAGGTCGCCGCCGGCGAGGTCCACGGCTTCCTCGGCCCCAACGGCTCCGGGAAGTCCACCACCATCCGGGTCCTGCTCGGCCTGCTGCGCGCCGACTCGGGCGCAGCGCAGGTCCTCGGCCGCGACCCGTGGAAGGACGCGGTGGAGGTGCACCGCCGCATCGCCTACGTCCCCGGGGACGTCACGCTGTGGCGCAACCTCTCCGGCGGCGAGGTCATCGACCTCTACGGCCGGCTGCGCGGAGGGCTCGACGCGAGGCGCCGCGCGGAGCTGATCGAGCGCTTCGAACTCGACCCCACCAAGAAGGGCCGCACGTACTCCAAGGGCAACCGGCAGAAGGTCGCCCTGGTCGCCGCCTTCGCCTCCGACGTCGACCTGCTGATCCTGGACGAGCCGACCTCGGGTCTGGACCCGCTGATGGAGGAGGTCTTCCAGGCGTGCGTCGAGGAGGAACGCGACCGGGGCCGTACGGTCCTGCTCTCCTCCCACATCCTCAGCGAGGTCGAGGAGCTGTGCGACCGCGTGAGCATCATCCGCGGCGGCCGTACGGTCGAGAGCGGTTCGCTCGCCGACCTGCGCCATCTGACCCGGACCAGCGTCGTCGCCGAGCTCGCCGGCCCGCCCGACGGCCTGGCCGAACTGCCCGGCGTGCACGACCTCGACGTGCAGGGGCACCGCGTCCGGCTCCAGGTCGACACCGACCGGCTGAACGGCGTCCTGCGGTCGCTGAGCGAGTCGGGCGTACGGTCGCTGACGTCGACACCGCCCACGCTGGAGGAGCTGTTCCTGCGGCACTACCAGGACGAGCCGGACGCGGCGGTGGCCCGATGA
- a CDS encoding ABC transporter permease — protein sequence MTTFAVRPGSSRPLAGTGTLLRFALRRDRVMIPVWIAVNALMVLSMPGTLEGLYGTPAERADLIRQMETNSSLRAMVGPVFGDSLGALTAWRVGVYAGALAAVMSLLIVVRHTRDEEESGRQELVASGMVGRRASLTAALLAAAVANGVLALLVTAGLAGQGATGALALGLGIAAVGMVFATMAAIVAQLTESARLARGLTAAVLGAAFVLRAAGDSATDDGSSVLTRLSPLGWLENLRPYAYERWWVLALFAGAVALQGAVAYALAGRRDLGMSFLPTRPGPASGRLGSAGALAWRLQRGGVLGWSIGFFLAGVVYGGMTDGAADLVGDNAGARRIIERMGGQSGLTDAFLASMVGMLGLIAALYIVASVLRLHGEETSGRAEPVLANAVGRVRWAAGHLVIAFGGAALIMLLAGLGLAVGYGRETGPILGACLVQLPAVWVVGGVAALLHGVLPRAALAAWGIAGAVLLIGWVGPALDVPQAVLDVSPFGHLPKLPGGAMDWGPVLVLTGLAVLLVAGGLAGLRRRDMTT from the coding sequence ATGACCACGTTCGCGGTACGGCCCGGCAGTTCACGCCCCCTGGCCGGCACGGGCACCCTGCTGCGGTTCGCCCTGCGCCGCGACCGGGTGATGATCCCCGTGTGGATCGCGGTGAACGCGCTGATGGTCCTCTCCATGCCGGGCACCCTGGAGGGCCTGTACGGCACCCCGGCCGAACGCGCCGACCTGATCCGGCAGATGGAGACCAACTCCTCGCTGCGCGCGATGGTCGGCCCGGTCTTCGGCGACTCGCTGGGCGCCCTGACGGCCTGGCGCGTGGGCGTCTACGCCGGTGCCCTGGCCGCCGTGATGAGCCTGCTGATCGTCGTACGGCACACCCGGGACGAGGAGGAGAGCGGCCGTCAGGAGCTGGTGGCGTCCGGGATGGTGGGCCGCCGGGCCTCTCTGACGGCGGCCCTGCTCGCGGCGGCGGTCGCGAACGGGGTGCTGGCGCTGCTGGTGACGGCCGGGCTGGCCGGGCAGGGCGCGACCGGCGCCCTGGCCCTCGGGCTGGGGATCGCCGCCGTCGGGATGGTCTTCGCCACGATGGCCGCGATCGTCGCGCAGCTGACGGAGAGCGCACGGCTGGCGCGCGGCCTGACGGCGGCGGTGCTCGGCGCCGCGTTCGTCCTGCGCGCGGCGGGCGACTCGGCGACGGACGACGGCTCGTCGGTCCTGACCCGGCTGTCGCCGCTGGGCTGGCTGGAGAACCTGCGGCCGTACGCGTACGAGCGCTGGTGGGTGCTGGCCCTGTTCGCCGGGGCGGTGGCCCTCCAGGGCGCGGTGGCCTACGCCCTGGCCGGCCGCCGGGACCTCGGCATGAGCTTCCTGCCGACCCGGCCGGGCCCGGCATCCGGCCGGCTGGGCAGCGCGGGCGCCCTGGCCTGGCGGTTGCAGCGGGGCGGCGTGCTGGGCTGGAGCATCGGCTTCTTCCTGGCCGGGGTCGTCTACGGCGGCATGACCGACGGCGCGGCCGACCTGGTGGGCGACAACGCGGGCGCACGGCGCATCATCGAGCGCATGGGCGGCCAGTCCGGCCTGACGGACGCGTTCCTGGCGTCGATGGTCGGGATGCTGGGGCTGATCGCGGCGCTGTACATCGTGGCGTCGGTGCTGCGCCTGCACGGCGAGGAGACCTCGGGGCGGGCGGAACCGGTCCTGGCGAACGCGGTGGGGCGGGTGCGCTGGGCCGCCGGTCATCTGGTGATCGCCTTCGGCGGCGCCGCCCTGATCATGCTGCTGGCCGGGCTCGGCCTCGCCGTCGGCTACGGCAGGGAGACCGGCCCGATCCTGGGGGCGTGCCTGGTGCAGCTCCCGGCGGTGTGGGTGGTCGGCGGGGTGGCGGCGCTGCTGCACGGGGTCCTGCCCCGGGCGGCCCTGGCGGCGTGGGGCATCGCCGGGGCCGTGCTCCTGATCGGCTGGGTCGGGCCCGCGCTGGACGTACCGCAGGCCGTGCTGGACGTCTCGCCGTTCGGGCACCTGCCGAAGCTGCCGGGCGGAGCCATGGACTGGGGGCCGGTGCTGGTACTGACCGGGCTGGCGGTGCTGCTGGTCGCCGGAGGGCTGGCCGGGTTGCGCAGGCGGGACATGACCACGTGA